The genomic stretch ACGCTGGTGAAGACCTCGCGAGAGTCATCAAGGAAGATCTCGAGACGGGGGTCGTTGGCCACGGGGCGCTCCTGGGTTCGGGCTAGACGACAACGAAGTGGAAGCTGGCGCCGAAGGACCGGACCTCGGACTCGGCGATGTCTTTCGGATCCATGGCGGACACGAGGTCCGCGCGCGTCAGCGACAACAGGCGGGTCCGGTTGGCCTCCAGGAGCGCCGCGTCGAATGCCTCGCGGGTGCTCCACTCCGGCTGGAGGGCCTTCCACACGTGGGAGATGAAGACCTTGTTCTCGCCGAAGCGGCCCGTGGGAAGGGCGCGGGCGACCGACAACACGCGCTCGGCGAAGGCGGCCGGAGAGGGAGGGGCGCCCGGCTTCGTGTCGGCCCCGTCGTCGCTGCGGCGAGGGATCGCGGTTTCATCCGGCGCGGTGCCCTGTGTGGCAGCGCCTGCCCCAAACGGCGTCGAGGCCGTGGCCGCCGGGCTCGTTGACGCACGGGCTGCTGGCTTGTCCTCGGAGGCGCCGGCGTCCTGTGCAACAGCCCACCGTCGCAGCAGGGACAGGCGCACGGCCTCCGCATCCACGCGGGGGGCGCCAGCCGCACGTGCCGCGAGCTGCTCCACGCCCTTGCGCGGGTCCGTCGTTTTCGCGTCCAGCATCTGCCCGAGCAGGTGGGCCTGCACCGCGCTCAGGGTGAAAGGCCGGTCCGTCTCGACGCCGAGCTGCCGCCACAACAACCGGTCCCGCGTCTGCGCCAGGGTGAGGCCTTCCTCGGCGTCCAGTCCATGCTGGCGCTGAAGCGCGGCGGCGCGCACGCCGTCGGCGCCCTTCATCCGCGCCACCACCGCCTTCGATGGCGGCAGGTCCAAGCTGCGCGCCACCAGGTGCGTGGCCTTCAGCTTCTTCCACGTCAGCCCGCGCGGCGGCTGGTCCAACTGGAGGAAGCGCAGCACCTCTGTCCGGCCCTTGGGCGTCAGCTCCAAGCCGCTGCGCCCGCGCACCGCCACGGTTCCTCCGCCAAGCAGCGCCTCCATGAGCGCCTCGAAACGGAGCTTCCATTCCGCACGGCTGAGCTGATGCTCCACGAAGGGCCGGAGCGCATCATCCAACTCCTTGCGCGTGCCGCGCCGCTCGCTGCGCGTCATGAGCCAGGACAAGGCAATGCCTGACAGCCGGTGGTCAGCGCTTCCCATTCGATGCTTCCTTCCCGGTGAACTCACCCCTGCGGGTGGCAATCAACGTGTCGAGGGTTTCAAGAATCTCTTCCAGTCGCGTCACCACGTCGTCCGCGAGGAAGCGGACCACCCAGTAGCCCGAGCACTGGAGCGCAACGTCCTTGCGCCGGTCTCGGCGGAAGCCGTCGGGGCTGCGGAAGTGGAAGTAGCCGTCGATTTCCACGGCCAGGTTCAGCTCCGTGCAGAGCAGGTCCACTTCCAGCCTCCGGCCACCTCCGACCGGGTCCACGTGGCCATTGAGGACGAAGAGGCCCCGAGTGGAGGCATGGTCCTGGAGCCGGGCGTGCAGGAACTTCTCCGCCTCGCTCCGGGCGCGGCCATTGGCGTCCCGGTAGGCCGAGGCGATGGTGCGCACCGCCGAGTCGTAGAGCGCGACGACCTGTTCGGACGAGCCTTCCTGCTGGAGCCGGACGCGCGTGGACGCCACCGCGGCATCGGGGAGTTCGCGGGTGTCTTCGTCGAGCTCTGGCTCGGGCAGGTCCAGCCGGCCTTCCCGCAGCATGGCGAGGATGTGGGACTCCTCCCTCCGGAGGTGCTCGGCGAGTACCTCGGCGGCGAGCACGCAGCCCGTCGTGAGCGCGGGGGCCGCGGTGCACAGGGCCGCGGCGGTGCGGAGCGCCCGGAAGTCAGAGGGGCCGGCCCGCACGCGCAGGGCCGGCGTGCTTCCGGCGGGGACCAATGCCATCAGCGCCTGGAGGGCCGGCAGCGGCGCGCGCGCAATGGCCTGGCTCACCGCGTCTGGAAGCGCACCGGACGGCGGCGGGGCCGGGCTCTCCAGCAGGGCCCGGCACAGCTCCCAGGTGGCGGACTGTCCCTGCGGGGGCGTCAGGCCTTCCATCAACACCTGCAGTTGGTGCGCCGTCTTGCCTCGGAACTGGAGCGTCCGTGCCCGGTTCGGCGGCTGGGAGCGAACGACGAACGCCTCCGCGTCACCCAGCAGGTCCCGTTCCCTGGCGAGCGCCGCCGCCCACGCGGAGACGACGGCGCGCACGTCATCCCCGTCCACGATGACGACACTCAGCCCCCGGCGGTGAATCCACTCCGTCCAGACGGTCAGCGCCCGTTCCGGCGGCCCGACGAGCGTGCTCAGCGTTGCAATGCCTTGCGCGCGTCTCCGGGCATGCCGGTCCAGTGAGTCGAGAAGCGCTGCATCCAGTCGTGGCTGCAAGCCATTTCCCCCGAGGTCGCGTGGTGGTCTGCCATCGCGGAGGGTTGGAAGCCTGCTCCTCTCATGGACTCCGATGCAACCCCGGGGGGAGGTATGGACAGATGAGAGTGATTGTGCTCGGGCGAGTCAGGCATTACATCCCGAGGTCTTCCGGACCCCCGTGCTTGCAATGTCTGTCGCCCGTGCAACAGCTCACACTTCCTCCACGCCCAGCGCCGCGCGCAGCTCGGGCATCCGGGCCAGGGGCACCGCGCCGAAGACGAAGCGGTCCGGCCGCACCACGGCCACGTCGGCGCCGTGCTCCCGGAACCACTCGGACAGCCTGCCGGTGTGGTCCTCCACGCTGTCGTCGCCCAGTCCCGGGACACCCGCGGAGCGCACGGTGACGGCGCGGGCACCCAGGGACTCGGCCAGCTCGCGGGCCACCTCCGTCCCCGGGCTGCGGCCACGGCTCAGCACGGCGAAGCCGGAGCCCAGGCTGTCGTCCAGCAGGTGCTCCTCACCGGACGCGCGCCGCACGCGAGGTTGGGGAAGGTAGCTGCCTTCAGCGGCCTTCCGGCCCGAGCGGCGGCCGCCCAGCAGCCAGCCTTCCTCGATGGCGGGCGCCGGCTTGAAGCGGAACCCCTCCACGAAGCGGCGCGCGGCTGGAACGGCCTGGAGGCCCCGGAGCACGGTGTCCCGGACCCACGCCATGGGCGTGCTGCGCGCGGTGAACACGGAGCCCAGTCTCGCGGTGGCTTCCAGCAAGGCGCGCACGTGCGGGCGGCGCTCCACGGCGTAGGTGTCCAGCAGGGCCTCGGGGGCGCGGCCCTGGAGGACCCACGCCAGCTTCCACGCGAGGTTCGCCGCGTCGCGCAGTCCGGACACCAGGCCCTGACCCATGAAGGGCGGCAACAGGTGGGCCGCGTCTCCCGCCAGGAAGGTGCGGCCCACGCGCCAGCGCTGCGCCACCACCGAATGAAAGCTGTAGAGCTGCGCGCGCTCCACCGTCACCCGGTCCGGATTCACATAAGGCCCAATCAAGCGGCGAATCGTGCCGGGCTGCGTCATCTCCTCGCCCGTCTCGCCCAGGCGCAGGCGGAACTCCCAGCGGAACCGCCCCAAGGGACCGCGCCCCACGAAGCCGGGGCGGGCCGGGTCGCAGACGACATGACATTCGGCGGGTGCGTCTTCCTCCGCCACGGTGCCGGAGATGGCAATCCACGGCTCCTGGCCGCCGCGTCCTTCCATGGGGATGCCCAGCAGCGCGCGCACCGTGCTCCGCCCGCCGTCGCAGGCCACCAGGTAGCGGGCGCGCACCCCGTGCCGGGCACCGGACGTGCGGTAGCGCACGGTGACGCCCGCGCCGTCCTGTTCCAGCGATTCCACCTCGGTGCCCGTGCGCAGCTCGGCGGCGGGGAAGCGGGAGAGGCCCTCGCGCAGGGCCTTCTCCAGGAGTGGTTGGTGGAAGAACCAGATGGGCGCGTGGCCGTAACCGAAGTCCACCTGGCCCAGTTGGACCTGGGCAATGGGTTGGCCGCCCACGCCGGTGAAGGTGACGTGCCGGCCCTGGCGCAGGTCGGGCTTCAGCGCGTCGAGCAGGCCCGCGGCCTGGTAGATGCGCAGGGCCTCGTCGTCACAGGAGAAGGCCCGGGGTTGGCCATGCGGCGCGGCCTCCCGTTCGAGGACGAGCACTCGCACGCCCTGGAGTCCCAGGAGGTTGGCGGTGAGCACGCCCACCGGCCCGCCTCCCGCGATGACCACCTCCACTTCCTCGATGTCGGCCGACATGGACTTCCCCCCGGAAGCAGGTCCGCTGCGGGGAGAAGTCTAACGTCCTTGGCCGCCCGCGGGGAGGATGGGCGCGGATTCGCGGTAGATGCGCAGCGAGTCCGCCACGCTGTGGCGATATTCGAAGCCCGTGGCGTCCAGGAAGCGGCGGTTGTCCACGACGATGGGGAAGCGCAGGTGGTCCAGTGCGCCCATCGACAGGCGGGGGAGGCCCGCCCGGCCCAGCAGCATCGACAGGAGCGGCGCGGGCAATGGCACCGCCGTGCGACCCGTCTCCCGGACGATGACGGACAGCGGAATCGGCGGAGGGCCCGCCACGTTGAAGAGGCCCCGGACCTGCTTCTCCAGCGCCAGCGTCAACGCCGTCACCACGTCTTCCTCCTGGAGGACGTGGAACAGCGGGTCGTACCCGAGCACCAGCGGTACGCGACGGCCCTTGAGGAAGGAGGACAGCGTGCCGGTGCCGGGAGCCCCCAGCGTGTAGGGCAGCCGCAGCACGGCCGTCGTTATCTTCGGCAGGCGCCACAGCGCGGTGGCCGCGTACAGGTCGGCGGCCACCAGGTCCGCCAGCTCCGGAATGGCCTCCAGCGCGCGGGGTGGCTCGTCCTCGGAGTGGTACAGCGGCGAGTCCGGCGCCGCGCCGTAGAAGGTGTGCCGCCCCACGAAGAGGACCTGCTTCACGCCGTGGGCCGCGCAGTGGTCGAACACCGCCTTGGTGCCGTCCAGGTTGATGCGTCCACGCTCCTTGCCCGGCACCGTGAACGCGGTGACGGTGGCCATGTGCACCACGGCTTCGGGACGCCAGCGGCGGAAGACGTCCTCCGCGGCGCGCTTGCGCACGTCGCCCCGGTAGACCTGGATGCCGGCCTCGTTGGCCTCGGGCCAGGGGCGGGTGTCGATGCCCGCCACCTGATGTCCGCGCGCGTGCAGGTGCAGCGCGAGCTGGCGGGCAATGCCTCCGGAGATGCCTGGAATCAGCACCCTCATGGCAGCAGGTTCCTTCCAATCCGCCGGCTGTGCCGCTGCGCGCGGCCGCGCTCGATGAGCCCCGCGATGCGCTGCTTCACCTTCGCCACATAACCCTCGATGACGTGGTCCTCTTCATCCCCCGTGCCCTGGAAGACGAGCGGCTCGCCGTAATGGATTTCCAACTGCACCGGCAAAGGCAGCGGCAACAGGTAGGGCGTCAACGGGACGTAGGGCACGCCGAGCAGCTTCCCCAGCGTGTACGCGTTGAACACGGTGGGGACGGCCGAGCCC from Myxococcus xanthus encodes the following:
- a CDS encoding endonuclease domain-containing protein, translated to MQPRLDAALLDSLDRHARRRAQGIATLSTLVGPPERALTVWTEWIHRRGLSVVIVDGDDVRAVVSAWAAALARERDLLGDAEAFVVRSQPPNRARTLQFRGKTAHQLQVLMEGLTPPQGQSATWELCRALLESPAPPPSGALPDAVSQAIARAPLPALQALMALVPAGSTPALRVRAGPSDFRALRTAAALCTAAPALTTGCVLAAEVLAEHLRREESHILAMLREGRLDLPEPELDEDTRELPDAAVASTRVRLQQEGSSEQVVALYDSAVRTIASAYRDANGRARSEAEKFLHARLQDHASTRGLFVLNGHVDPVGGGRRLEVDLLCTELNLAVEIDGYFHFRSPDGFRRDRRKDVALQCSGYWVVRFLADDVVTRLEEILETLDTLIATRRGEFTGKEASNGKR
- a CDS encoding bifunctional 3-(3-hydroxy-phenyl)propionate/3-hydroxycinnamic acid hydroxylase; its protein translation is MSADIEEVEVVIAGGGPVGVLTANLLGLQGVRVLVLEREAAPHGQPRAFSCDDEALRIYQAAGLLDALKPDLRQGRHVTFTGVGGQPIAQVQLGQVDFGYGHAPIWFFHQPLLEKALREGLSRFPAAELRTGTEVESLEQDGAGVTVRYRTSGARHGVRARYLVACDGGRSTVRALLGIPMEGRGGQEPWIAISGTVAEEDAPAECHVVCDPARPGFVGRGPLGRFRWEFRLRLGETGEEMTQPGTIRRLIGPYVNPDRVTVERAQLYSFHSVVAQRWRVGRTFLAGDAAHLLPPFMGQGLVSGLRDAANLAWKLAWVLQGRAPEALLDTYAVERRPHVRALLEATARLGSVFTARSTPMAWVRDTVLRGLQAVPAARRFVEGFRFKPAPAIEEGWLLGGRRSGRKAAEGSYLPQPRVRRASGEEHLLDDSLGSGFAVLSRGRSPGTEVARELAESLGARAVTVRSAGVPGLGDDSVEDHTGRLSEWFREHGADVAVVRPDRFVFGAVPLARMPELRAALGVEEV
- a CDS encoding SDR family oxidoreductase; its protein translation is MRVLIPGISGGIARQLALHLHARGHQVAGIDTRPWPEANEAGIQVYRGDVRKRAAEDVFRRWRPEAVVHMATVTAFTVPGKERGRINLDGTKAVFDHCAAHGVKQVLFVGRHTFYGAAPDSPLYHSEDEPPRALEAIPELADLVAADLYAATALWRLPKITTAVLRLPYTLGAPGTGTLSSFLKGRRVPLVLGYDPLFHVLQEEDVVTALTLALEKQVRGLFNVAGPPPIPLSVIVRETGRTAVPLPAPLLSMLLGRAGLPRLSMGALDHLRFPIVVDNRRFLDATGFEYRHSVADSLRIYRESAPILPAGGQGR